One window from the genome of Anopheles merus strain MAF chromosome 3R, AmerM5.1, whole genome shotgun sequence encodes:
- the LOC121595574 gene encoding uncharacterized protein LOC121595574, producing the protein MFEIVAAKMVLVKMLQQEHFVAEIKELSSGGVIPPSSKLKNAALQDDIEWHFIPPHAPNFGGLWEAAVKSAKRILRKVLGNQRLSFPEMTTVLTHIEAQLNSRPLTPLSEDPSEMNVLTPGHFLIGAPLTALPEKDVSNQPENLLRRYELIQRLVQLHWKRWQREYLSELHNYGQRVSPVKRVEEGQTTPNYNNTFSIFTNGAIETA; encoded by the exons ATGTTTGAAATCGTTGCAGCTAAGATGGTTTTAGTGAAGATGCTTCAACAAGAACACTTCGTAGCGGAGATAAAGGAGCTATCGAGTGGCGGTGTCATTCCACCGAGCtctaaattgaagaa TGCAGCTCTCCAAGATGACATCGAGTGGCACTTCATCCCGCCACATGCTCCGAACTTCGGTGGTTTGTGGGAGGCGGCCGTAAAGTCTGCTAAGCGGATCCTGCGGAAGGTGCTGGGCAACCAGAGACTTTCTTTTCCTGAGATGACAACGGTATTAACGCACATCGAGGCGCAGCTGAACAGTCGTCCTTTGACGCCACTATCCGAAGACCCGTCGGAAATGAATGTCCTTACGCCAGGGCATTTCTTGATTGGGGCACCCCTGACGGCGTTACCCGAGAAGGATGTCTCCAATCAACCTGAAAATCTTCTGCGTCGTTATGAACTGATTCAGCGATTGGTCCAGCTGCACTGGAAGCGATGGCAGCGAGAATATTTAAGTGAACTACACAATTATGGGCAACGTGTATCGCCTGTTAAAAGAGTTGAAGAGGGACAG ACCACTCCGAACTACAACAATACCTTCTCGATTTTCACCAATGGTGCAATCGAAACCGCCTGA
- the LOC121595579 gene encoding uncharacterized protein LOC121595579, which yields MFEIVAAKMVLVKMLQQEHFVAEIKELSSGGVIPPSSKLKNAALQDDIEWHFIPPHAPNFGGLWEAAVKSAKRILRKVLGNQRLSFPEMTTVLTHIEAQLNSRPLTPLSEDPSEMNVLTPGHFLIGAPLTALPEKDVSNQPENLLRRYELIQRLVQLHWKRWQREYLSELHNYGQRVSPVKRVEEGQD from the exons ATGTTTGAAATCGTTGCAGCTAAGATGGTTTTAGTGAAGATGCTTCAACAAGAACACTTCGTAGCGGAGATAAAGGAGCTATCGAGTGGCGGTGTCATTCCACCGAGCtctaaattgaagaa TGCAGCTCTCCAAGATGACATCGAGTGGCACTTCATCCCGCCACATGCTCCGAACTTCGGTGGTTTGTGGGAGGCGGCCGTAAAGTCTGCTAAGCGGATCCTGCGGAAGGTGCTGGGCAACCAGAGACTTTCTTTTCCTGAGATGACAACGGTATTAACGCACATCGAGGCGCAGCTGAACAGTCGTCCTTTGACGCCACTATCCGAAGACCCGTCGGAAATGAATGTCCTTACGCCAGGGCATTTCTTGATTGGGGCACCCCTGACGGCGTTACCCGAGAAGGATGTCTCCAATCAACCTGAAAATCTTCTGCGTCGTTATGAACTGATTCAGCGATTGGTCCAGCTGCACTGGAAGCGATGGCAGCGAGAATATTTAAGTGAACTACACAATTATGGGCAACGTGTATCGCCTGTTAAAAGAGTTGAAGAGGGACAG gactaa
- the LOC121595438 gene encoding uncharacterized protein LOC121595438 has product MIFLFCKLSSKQYKKDLIRLVSGHPMLWQTNDPFYNNRRKIAGAWGEIARHLATTVARCQKVWHQLRYKYRAIRIRELAAVNKTGYPPSPPKWHCYRPMSFLQETVDESLRANGVIERSEENVMGPPIASSARWPAAEGREFAKTRRSIHKTN; this is encoded by the exons atgattttcctgttttgcAAGCTTTCCTCCAAACAGTATAAAAAGGATTTGATCCGACTTGTATCGGGGCACCCCATGCTCTGGCAGACCAATGACCCATTCTATAATAATAGAAGAAAGATTGCCGGAGCATGGGGGGAAATAGCCAGACATCTGGCGACCACCGTGGCCAGATGCCAGAAAGTTTGGCACCAGCTCCGGTACAAGTACCGAGCAATAAGGATACGTGAGCTGGCAGCGGTCAATAAGACAGGAT ATCCTCCTTCGCCTCCTAAGTGGCATTGCTATAGGCCAATGAGCTTTCTGCAGGAAACAGTTGATGAGTCGCTGAGAGCGAATGGTGTG ATAGAACGCTCAGAAGAAAATGTGATGGGGCCTCCAATTGCCTCTTCTGCGCGGTGGCCCGCAGCAGAGGGAAGGGAATTCGCAAAAACAAGACGGtctatacacaaaacaaattaa